In Anaerolineales bacterium, the following proteins share a genomic window:
- a CDS encoding glycosyltransferase family 4 protein translates to MKIIYIATGAANMYCGSCMHDNALAAGMKAAGEDVTMFPLYTPMRLDEENVGERKIFFGGIKAYLLQKYPRPFLGRDLLLQIAGAQALLRLMPRFDIGSAVDPVANAEMTVSMLKGESGNQRELLEEFVSWVKTHYQPDVIHITNALMIGVARQFKRSLQVPITCGLHGEDIFLEGLPQPYQNEALTLIRERAQDVDRFLAISGYYGDMFSKWVGLDASKIDVVWPGIALDDYRNLTPDSSPRPLTIGFFARFVPEKGLHLLVDAFLRLVRSGEFPNLQLRAGGYVSRAYKTYLDEIQKTIRDNQLEDRVKLLGTLERADKLNFFRQLDVFSVPAPYREPKGISILEALAAGVPVVQPEHGAYPEWVNATEGGILHRPHDSADLAEKLAILLRDAKLRKQLGQQGRQGIFEKFSSEKMASATLDAMRRVLKNNSTTL, encoded by the coding sequence ATGAAGATCATCTACATTGCCACAGGCGCCGCAAACATGTATTGCGGCAGTTGCATGCACGACAACGCCCTCGCCGCGGGGATGAAAGCCGCCGGGGAAGATGTCACCATGTTCCCGCTGTATACGCCCATGCGTTTGGATGAAGAGAACGTCGGCGAACGAAAAATTTTCTTTGGCGGCATCAAAGCCTATTTACTGCAAAAATACCCGCGTCCGTTTTTGGGGCGCGACCTCCTCCTACAGATCGCCGGCGCGCAAGCCCTCCTGCGTCTGATGCCGCGCTTCGACATCGGCAGCGCGGTGGACCCGGTCGCAAACGCCGAGATGACCGTCTCCATGTTGAAAGGCGAGAGCGGCAACCAGCGCGAACTTTTAGAAGAATTCGTTAGTTGGGTCAAAACGCATTATCAGCCGGACGTGATCCACATCACCAACGCGCTGATGATAGGCGTCGCGCGCCAGTTCAAACGTTCGCTTCAAGTCCCGATCACCTGCGGCTTGCACGGCGAAGATATTTTCCTCGAGGGACTGCCCCAGCCGTATCAGAACGAGGCGCTGACGTTGATCCGCGAACGCGCGCAAGACGTGGATCGCTTCCTCGCGATCAGCGGTTACTACGGCGACATGTTTTCGAAATGGGTGGGATTGGACGCCTCAAAAATTGACGTGGTTTGGCCCGGCATCGCGCTGGACGATTACCGCAATTTGACTCCCGACTCATCCCCGCGCCCGCTGACGATCGGATTCTTCGCCCGCTTCGTTCCGGAAAAGGGGCTGCATCTGCTCGTGGACGCGTTCCTACGCCTCGTCCGCTCCGGCGAATTCCCAAACCTGCAATTGCGCGCAGGCGGATACGTCAGCCGCGCCTACAAAACCTACCTCGACGAAATCCAAAAAACGATCAGGGACAACCAACTCGAAGACCGGGTCAAATTGTTAGGCACATTGGAACGCGCCGACAAATTGAACTTTTTCAGGCAATTGGATGTTTTCTCTGTCCCCGCGCCGTATCGCGAGCCGAAAGGCATCTCCATTCTTGAAGCGCTCGCCGCTGGCGTGCCAGTCGTCCAACCCGAGCATGGAGCGTATCCCGAATGGGTGAACGCTACCGAAGGCGGCATCCTGCACCGCCCGCACGATAGCGCCGACCTCGCCGAAAAACTCGCGATCCTTTTGCGCGATGCGAAGTTACGCAAACAGTTGGGTCAACAGGGACGGCAGGGCATCTTCGAAAAATTTTCCTCCGAAAAGATGGCGTCCGCCACGCTGGATGCCATGCGGCGAGTGTTGAAAAACAATTCGACCACTTTGTGA